The following is a genomic window from Dendrosporobacter quercicolus.
GATAGCTCTGGTACCGAACTTCGACCGCCTATTAGCAACTGCTCTCCGTGATGTAAATTCCTGTTCAAATGATCCGCTGTGCAGGGAAGAACTGATAAGGCCCGGACGACAGAGCGGATCGGCATGTTATGCCTGTGGTCTTATCTCGGAAACGTCCTGTGAGTACCGGAATTTGTTTCTGGACAGAAACATTCTTGCGGATAATTTGCCATGAAAGAGGTGCGGTATTTAGCCACCGGCTCACAATGGCTGGGCAGGGGAATCGAATCTGTACACTCGAACGTGTGCCAGATGATAGAGGAAACCAGTCAGGAACTTATTATTGTGGCTTATTCCATCGGAACAGGTGCCATTGAAACAATTGACAGCCTCGAAGCGCTCCTGCACCGTGGTGTGAATGTCAAGATTTTGGTAAACCGGTTTGACGGACAGCCGCAGGGAATCCGGGAAGCGATTTTCCGACTGTCACAGTCGTATTTGAACTTCAGGGTTTTTGACTTTTCTCCGTCTGATGGAAGTGATCTTCACGCAAAAGTCATTATAAGTGACAGAAAAAGGGCTATAATTGGTTCGGCCAATTTATCATGGCGGGGAATGGTGACTAACCATGAGATTGCAGTCATGATTGGTGATGATTCGATTGAGCTTGTGGCCAAAGTGGTTGATGAAATCTTTTATTCCGATTATGTCAGGGAAATATAGTTCACACCACATAATAGCACTGTTTAAATCCTGAAAGGCTATAGTAGCAGGATTTTGGTAAAAGTTGGCGAATAGTAATAAATAATTTTGATTATGAGATGGCGGGTGGCGGTCCAAATGGCAGAAAAAAAATACAGAGTTCTCGAACTCTTTTGCGGGGCCGGAGGATTTTCTCTCGGATTTAAACTGTATACTGAGAAAAACTACCATCCCTATGAGATTGTCGGGGCACTTGACTGTGACGCCAACGCCATTGCGACTGTTCGTTCATCACTGGTCCGGGCGGGTTATGAACCTGATAAAGCAGAGAGAATAACTATCTGCGGTGATATTCGTGAGGACAGTGTTAAGAAAAAGCTTTATGAGGCCTGCGCTGAAGCGGACATCATTATCGGAGGACCTCCCTGTCAGAGCTTTTCCATGATCGGCCCCCGTTCGGGTTCAGCGGAAAAACAGGAAGAGAATGTGACGGATTACCGGAATGATCTCTTTGAGCATTACATTGAGGTTGTAACGCATTACAGGCCTCTTTATTTTGTTTTTGAAAATGTGCTGGGGATACTGTCCAAAAAGGATAAAAATGGTGTGCGATATATTGAAAAAATAACCGGAAGGCTAAAAAAGGCAGGGTATTGTCTTAGAAGTTCCAATCCGGCCATAACTACGGAGTTTGTTATTCTTAATGCGGCAGACTATGGAGTTCCACAGTTAAGGGAGAGGGTTATTATTATTGGTAACCGGCTTAACAGACTTAATCCTTTTCCAAAGCCCACTCACTGCCCGGCGGAACGGGCCGGGGACGCCGGACTGCTGCCATATGTGACACTGCGGGATGCTATTGGCGACTTACCGCCGGTGGTTCCCCAAATCACCAGCACAGCTGCGGGAAAAAAGAAAAAGGGCGTTGCTATTTGTGAGGCCCGGAAACAAAAAATTGCACGGCGAAATCTGAAACGAAACAGTGGGGCAGACCCGGCGGAGTATCACTGGAATGCCTTAAACCGAAGCCTGTTCTCCGGGAACAAATCCAGAAAGAGTTTTCTCCGTTTTGTCATGTCCAAATCGGAAGAGCCTGTATTAACCGGGCATATAGCCAGAGGTCAGCAACAGAGTGACATCATTCTGTTCAGATTTATGGAAGAAGGGACTTCTTCCAAAATCTTTGGCACACATGATATTCTCAGAAACCGGCGGCTTGGATCACTGATCAAATATAAAATGGACAGTTTTGAGGACAAATACAAAAAACTGCCCTGGGACAAACCATGCTCCACAATTTTTGCCCATCTTACCAAAGACGGCAATCGTTTTATTCATCCGGATGGCAGGCAGGGCCGGACCATAACGGTGAGAGAGGCTGCCAGAATTCAGTCATTTCCCGATGACTATGTCTTTGAGGCCATTGGCAACAGGCGGTATACCTATATTGGCAATGCTGTTCCGCCGCTTTTGGCAATGGCAATTGCCGGATCGCTGTTTCGTGCGCTGAATTCCGGGGAGTTGCATGAGGATGAAATTCAGGAAGAGGCTGAAGCCACCGGCACCGATCCGGTAATTCAGGCTGAACTGCAGTGGACGTAAAATCTAAGGAAGCCCGCAGCAAAAACATGGCGGCGATCAAAAGCCGGGACACACGGGTTGAGCTTAAACTGCGTAAA
Proteins encoded in this region:
- a CDS encoding DNA cytosine methyltransferase; translation: MAEKKYRVLELFCGAGGFSLGFKLYTEKNYHPYEIVGALDCDANAIATVRSSLVRAGYEPDKAERITICGDIREDSVKKKLYEACAEADIIIGGPPCQSFSMIGPRSGSAEKQEENVTDYRNDLFEHYIEVVTHYRPLYFVFENVLGILSKKDKNGVRYIEKITGRLKKAGYCLRSSNPAITTEFVILNAADYGVPQLRERVIIIGNRLNRLNPFPKPTHCPAERAGDAGLLPYVTLRDAIGDLPPVVPQITSTAAGKKKKGVAICEARKQKIARRNLKRNSGADPAEYHWNALNRSLFSGNKSRKSFLRFVMSKSEEPVLTGHIARGQQQSDIILFRFMEEGTSSKIFGTHDILRNRRLGSLIKYKMDSFEDKYKKLPWDKPCSTIFAHLTKDGNRFIHPDGRQGRTITVREAARIQSFPDDYVFEAIGNRRYTYIGNAVPPLLAMAIAGSLFRALNSGELHEDEIQEEAEATGTDPVIQAELQWT
- a CDS encoding phospholipase D family protein produces the protein MKEVRYLATGSQWLGRGIESVHSNVCQMIEETSQELIIVAYSIGTGAIETIDSLEALLHRGVNVKILVNRFDGQPQGIREAIFRLSQSYLNFRVFDFSPSDGSDLHAKVIISDRKRAIIGSANLSWRGMVTNHEIAVMIGDDSIELVAKVVDEIFYSDYVREI